The genomic interval GCCGGTCGGGTTGGACGGGGAGTTGAGCCAGAGCAGCTTGAGGCCGGTGGGGTCGAGCTCGGTCGGGTCGTCGTAGACGACGGGCTCGGCGCCCGCGAGCCGCGCGCCGACCTCGTAGGTCGGGTAGGCGAGGCGAGGGTAGGCGACCTTGTCGCCGGCACCCAGGCCGAGCTGGGTCGGCAGCCAGGCCACCAGCTCCTTGGAGCCGACGATCGGCAGCACGTTGGTGTGCGCCAGGTCCCGGGCGCCCAGCCGGCGCTCCGCCCAGCCGGTCAGCGCGTCGCGCAGCGCGGCCGTGCCCCACACCGTGGGGTAGCCGGGGGTGTCGGCGGCGTCGGTGAGCGCCCGCTGGATCAGCGCGGGCACCGGGTCGACGGGGGTGCCGACCGAAAGGTCCACGATGCCGTCGGGGTGGGCCGCGGCCGTCGCCTTGTACGGGTCGAGTCGGTCCCAGGGGAAGGCGGGGAGACGGGAGGAGACTGCGCCCACGGTGCTCTCTCTTACTCGGTCGGTAGGTACGCGGTGGGTGCCCGGCGGTTCGGCGGTGACGAGCCGCCGGGCGGGGAAACGGCCGCGGCCCCGGACGGCTGGGACGCCGTACGGGGCCGCGGCGAAGCTGCGCCGGAGGTCAGTGCTCGCCCTCGGCCTGCGGCGGCAGCGCTGCGATGAAGGGGTGATCGCGCTCGATCAGGCCGAGCTTGGAGGCACCACCGGGCGAACCGAGCTCGTCGAAGAACTCGACGTTCGCCTTGTAGTAGTCCTTCCACTCCTCGGGGGTGTCGTCCTCGTAGAAGATGGCCTCGACCGGGCAGACCGGCTCACAGGCACCACAGTCGACGCATTCGTCCGGGTGGATGTACAAGGACCGGGAGCCCTCGTAGATGCAGTCGACGGGGCACTCCTCGATGCACGCCTTGTCCTTCACGTCGACACAAGGCTGCGCGATGACGTAGGTCACGCTGTCGTTCCTCCTCGGTAGGGCTCATCTCGCGCGGGAGCGCGGCGTCGTCGATGCCCACACCTAGTATCTCCGTTCCTGGGCACTTGACGAACAAGAGGAGCGAGGAGAGCTGTGGAATTCACCACGGGCGGACAGCTTGAAATCCGGATCAGTACCGCTGATGTGGGAAAAAGGGTATCCGTACGGCGCTTGACCGCTCCCGGGACGGCCTCCGAGCGCTTCACGGACACCGTCGGACTGCTCGACTCCTGGGAGGACGGTGTGCTCCGGATCACACGCCGTACTGGGGAAACCATCAGGATCGACGAGGCGACGCTGGTCGCCGGCAAGGTGGTCCCGGCCGCCCCCGCCCGGCGCCGGGGGCCCGCGACGAGCGCGCGCGAGCTCCAGGAGGTCGCGGCGCGCGGCTGGCCCGCCCGGGAGACCGGGCGGCTGGGCGACTGGACGCTGCGCGCGTCGGGCGGCTTCACCGCCCGCGCCAATTCCGTGCTGCCCCTCGGCGCCACCGGGATGCCGCTCTCGGCGGCCCTCGACCGGGTCCGCGAGTGGTACGGCGCGCGCGGCCTGCCCGCCCTGGTCCAGGTCGCCACCGGTGACCCGGACCAGGACGCGCGGCTGGACGCGGCGCTGGCGGAGCGCGGCTGGACCGACGAGCGCCACGCCCTGATACGGACCGCCGCCCTGGCCCCGCTCGCCGACACCGGCGCCGACACCGCCGGGGTGCTGCTCTCGCGGGAGCCGGACGAGGCGTGGCTGCGCGCGTACGGGCGGACGTCCGCCTCCGTCGCCGACGCCGTGGGCGTGCTGACGGGCGGGCCGTCGGTGTGGTTCGCGACCGTGCCGGGCGACG from Streptomyces albireticuli carries:
- the fdxA gene encoding ferredoxin, with protein sequence MTYVIAQPCVDVKDKACIEECPVDCIYEGSRSLYIHPDECVDCGACEPVCPVEAIFYEDDTPEEWKDYYKANVEFFDELGSPGGASKLGLIERDHPFIAALPPQAEGEH
- a CDS encoding GNAT family N-acetyltransferase; this translates as MEFTTGGQLEIRISTADVGKRVSVRRLTAPGTASERFTDTVGLLDSWEDGVLRITRRTGETIRIDEATLVAGKVVPAAPARRRGPATSARELQEVAARGWPARETGRLGDWTLRASGGFTARANSVLPLGATGMPLSAALDRVREWYGARGLPALVQVATGDPDQDARLDAALAERGWTDERHALIRTAALAPLADTGADTAGVLLSREPDEAWLRAYGRTSASVADAVGVLTGGPSVWFATVPGDADGAEPAAVGRCVVDGRWAGFAALAVDPGARRRGLATKVMARLAERALDEGASAAYLQVETDNGGAASLYDGLGFTTHHAYHYRREPQP